Proteins co-encoded in one Ignavibacteria bacterium genomic window:
- a CDS encoding T9SS type A sorting domain-containing protein, which translates to MKRLYFIIFILGITSTIFSQNFNPVKCRALNRDWKTIIDTTWGEGNPTAVKLAVFDSVWNTIDRQYACFQNLDIDWKALKDKYRPEIESGVSRGRFAAIMNYLGLSLQETHTNFSDPGVNYRYVLDAPPGAPILYTGFWGRDSRFGAGLTPLADSSLLVYQAVENHPLGLIPGDIVLGYDGVPWKILYKELHKLEIPINMSSQWGSNNEAFTHLWLSGAGQNWHLFDTIDIKKFRTGEIVHIPTNLLVNKKFNITYSEQLPVPGVPWIDKSNNWSVAWGMVEGTKVGYIYVWNWFSGISVKFHNALDSLINVNKAEGLILDFRANYGGYVRESDWGLSLLFKNSAPTLSLVTRSNPYDHFQMKNTSNYIFSDDSTAYFDKPIAVLTGPMSISASDFIVKRLQYHPKVRVFGKSTSSAFASASRIMISNIELDFAEYNGMDISNPGEYLTHNKQKVDDDVWFTPEDVNKGEDSVVKEALKWINDNVLSIHPENTSVVTEFNLKQNYPNPFNPATTISYSIPKGAFVDLKVFDMLGREVSTLVSKEQSAGEYKVQFDASSLPSGVYIYTLQAGQFKDSRKLLILK; encoded by the coding sequence ATGAAAAGGCTCTACTTCATAATTTTTATACTTGGAATTACATCAACTATATTTTCCCAGAACTTTAATCCGGTTAAATGCAGGGCTTTAAATCGTGACTGGAAAACCATTATCGACACAACATGGGGAGAGGGAAATCCAACTGCGGTTAAACTGGCAGTGTTTGATTCCGTTTGGAACACAATAGACCGCCAGTATGCCTGCTTTCAGAACCTTGATATTGACTGGAAAGCGCTAAAAGATAAGTACAGACCTGAAATAGAAAGTGGAGTAAGCAGGGGCAGATTTGCGGCTATCATGAATTATCTTGGATTAAGTCTTCAGGAAACACACACAAATTTTTCAGATCCGGGAGTAAATTATAGATATGTATTAGATGCTCCTCCTGGAGCCCCCATCCTTTATACAGGCTTTTGGGGACGAGATTCCCGTTTCGGGGCCGGACTCACACCCCTTGCTGACAGTTCACTGCTGGTATATCAGGCTGTTGAGAATCATCCGCTTGGCTTGATACCAGGAGATATTGTTCTGGGCTATGACGGCGTACCCTGGAAAATACTTTATAAGGAACTGCATAAGCTTGAAATACCCATTAATATGTCAAGCCAATGGGGATCAAACAATGAGGCATTCACGCACCTATGGCTTTCAGGAGCAGGACAGAACTGGCACTTGTTCGATACAATTGATATAAAGAAATTCAGAACAGGCGAAATTGTCCACATCCCTACAAATCTTTTGGTAAATAAGAAATTCAATATTACTTATTCCGAACAGTTGCCTGTTCCCGGAGTACCATGGATAGATAAAAGCAATAATTGGTCTGTTGCCTGGGGCATGGTGGAAGGGACAAAAGTAGGATATATCTACGTTTGGAATTGGTTTAGTGGAATTTCAGTGAAATTTCATAACGCACTGGATTCGCTGATAAATGTCAATAAGGCTGAAGGTCTTATTCTGGACTTCAGAGCAAATTATGGCGGGTATGTAAGGGAAAGTGACTGGGGACTAAGCCTTCTTTTTAAGAATTCTGCTCCTACTTTATCTTTAGTTACCAGAAGTAACCCGTATGATCATTTTCAAATGAAGAATACATCTAATTACATTTTTTCAGATGATTCAACTGCTTATTTTGATAAGCCGATTGCCGTACTGACTGGACCAATGTCAATAAGCGCTTCTGATTTTATTGTAAAAAGACTGCAGTACCATCCCAAAGTAAGGGTATTCGGGAAGTCCACATCTTCAGCATTTGCATCCGCCTCAAGAATTATGATTTCTAATATCGAATTGGATTTTGCCGAATATAACGGTATGGATATTAGTAATCCCGGGGAATATCTGACGCATAATAAACAGAAAGTGGATGATGATGTTTGGTTTACTCCGGAGGACGTAAACAAAGGAGAAGATTCAGTAGTTAAAGAAGCTTTGAAATGGATAAATGATAATGTACTTTCTATACATCCTGAAAACACATCTGTAGTAACAGAATTCAATCTTAAACAAAATTATCCAAATCCTTTCAACCCGGCAACAACCATAAGCTATTCAATCCCAAAAGGGGCATTTGTTGACCTGAAAGTATTTGACATGCTGGGACGTGAAGTATCAACACTTGTAAGTAAAGAACAAAGTGCAGGAGAGTATAAGGTTCAGTTTGACGCATCCTCCCTGCCCAGCGGAGTGTACATATACACTTTGCAGGCAGGCCAGTTCAAAGATTCCAGGAAACTACTAATCCTTAAGTAA
- a CDS encoding T9SS type A sorting domain-containing protein yields the protein MKRLLLSLTFILCLVAQIRVQWIHTNGPSGGYSFYSLAVSGNNMFAGTNGGVFVSTDNGESWTQRSTGLPYNDIYTIAVSGSNLFAGTPGGVFQSANNGANWSKVNTGLTNTSVKSLAASESDLFAGTEGGGVFSMPLNLLGTSGVETGKNPGPDKYSLEQNYPNPFNPGTNITFLLPKSQFVSLRVYDILGNEAAVLVNGYKEAGTYTVHYDASNLPSGIYIYTIRAGQFTDSKKLLLFK from the coding sequence ATGAAACGACTGCTCTTAAGTTTAACATTTATTTTATGTCTGGTTGCTCAGATCCGGGTACAGTGGATACATACCAACGGGCCGTCCGGCGGTTATAGTTTTTATTCCCTGGCTGTAAGCGGGAATAATATGTTTGCCGGAACAAATGGCGGAGTATTCGTGTCAACTGACAATGGCGAAAGCTGGACTCAGCGCAGCACTGGATTACCATATAACGATATTTACACTATTGCAGTTAGCGGTTCTAATCTTTTTGCCGGGACTCCCGGAGGGGTATTCCAATCGGCAAATAACGGGGCGAACTGGAGTAAGGTCAATACGGGCCTTACAAATACTAGTGTTAAATCTCTGGCAGCAAGCGAATCTGACCTCTTTGCAGGAACTGAAGGCGGGGGAGTATTCAGCATGCCGTTAAATCTATTGGGCACATCCGGAGTTGAAACAGGTAAAAACCCGGGGCCTGACAAGTATTCCTTAGAGCAGAATTATCCCAATCCTTTTAATCCAGGTACAAACATTACATTTTTATTACCAAAGAGCCAGTTTGTAAGTCTAAGGGTTTACGACATACTTGGCAATGAGGCGGCTGTACTGGTTAACGGATACAAAGAAGCAGGGACTTATACTGTTCATTATGATGCATCCAATCTTCCCAGCGGAATATACATTTACACGATCAGGGCAGGACAGTTCACCGATTCAAAGAAATTACTGCTATTTAAGTGA
- a CDS encoding T9SS type A sorting domain-containing protein: MRQNLIFQAVYSGPIFEQRPFNPTTSISYSIPEQFLVELKVYDLLSRQISTLINKEQSAGEYKFQFDGSSLLTGMYVYSIQAGEFRVSKIPILIKQL; encoded by the coding sequence ATCCGCCAAAATTTAATTTTTCAGGCTGTTTATTCCGGCCCGATCTTTGAACAACGTCCATTTAACCCAACTACTTCAATCAGCTATTCCATTCCTGAACAGTTTCTGGTAGAATTAAAAGTTTATGATCTGTTAAGCCGTCAGATTTCAACTCTGATAAATAAAGAGCAGAGTGCAGGTGAGTATAAGTTTCAGTTTGACGGCTCTTCGCTGCTCACAGGGATGTATGTATATTCCATACAGGCCGGGGAGTTCAGAGTCTCAAAGATACCCATCCTGATTAAGCAGCTATAG
- a CDS encoding porin family protein, which yields MKRFHTVFLFLVLLSSIRFAQNRNVAVVLKMGPSSYEFDGFNESSSWRSALQTSAGVEFPISSNFSLQTQLYYSQHEVEATGIYMNLVQKDPKIRLVDFLCSLKWNIGYFYLIGGYGLSLQNTDEMGVYVKGVYTKLDSKDNKIFKAYLLGMGADVNVWENLNLIAEANLHIRDEYGGNLLMGVKYFIY from the coding sequence ATGAAACGTTTTCACACAGTTTTTCTTTTTCTGGTGCTTTTAAGCAGCATCCGGTTTGCACAAAACAGGAACGTCGCAGTTGTACTAAAAATGGGCCCATCCAGCTATGAGTTTGATGGTTTTAACGAATCCAGCAGTTGGCGCAGTGCCCTGCAGACCTCGGCAGGGGTAGAATTCCCCATAAGCAGCAACTTCTCTCTACAAACCCAGCTATATTACTCACAGCACGAAGTAGAGGCCACTGGTATTTATATGAATCTTGTACAGAAGGATCCCAAAATCAGGCTTGTTGATTTTCTGTGCAGCCTAAAGTGGAATATCGGCTATTTTTACCTTATTGGAGGCTACGGCCTATCGCTCCAGAATACGGATGAAATGGGCGTTTACGTAAAAGGGGTCTATACGAAGCTGGATTCCAAAGATAATAAGATTTTTAAGGCGTACCTCCTGGGCATGGGGGCGGACGTAAATGTCTGGGAAAATCTGAATTTAATTGCTGAAGCCAATCTGCATATAAGAGATGAATATGGCGGTAATCTGCTTATGGGAGTTAAATATTTTATTTACTGA
- a CDS encoding DUF4160 domain-containing protein, producing MPEICRFYGIIIFMNYNDHNPPHFHARYQEQEIIVEIQTGNIEGKMSQRALTMIFEWTDKYRNELLENWELTKQRKSLKNIPPLH from the coding sequence ATGCCGGAAATTTGCAGATTTTATGGCATTATAATATTCATGAACTACAATGACCACAATCCTCCTCATTTTCACGCAAGGTATCAGGAGCAGGAAATAATTGTGGAAATACAGACAGGAAACATTGAAGGTAAAATGTCCCAAAGAGCTCTTACAATGATTTTCGAGTGGACAGACAAATACAGAAATGAGCTTCTTGAAAATTGGGAGCTGACAAAGCAAAGAAAATCATTGAAAAATATTCCTCCACTTCACTAA
- a CDS encoding DUF2442 domain-containing protein, whose translation MFLHIEHFEFKGGYSLKVRFNNGIEKDVDLSNELYGEVFEPLKDESYFRKAFLNRDTNTIEWPNGADFAPEFLFEIGKEVRRSA comes from the coding sequence ATGTTTTTACATATTGAGCATTTTGAATTTAAGGGCGGTTACAGTCTAAAAGTCAGGTTCAATAATGGAATTGAAAAGGATGTAGATCTTTCGAATGAACTCTACGGAGAAGTATTTGAGCCCCTTAAAGATGAATCTTATTTCAGAAAAGCATTTCTCAACAGGGATACCAACACAATCGAATGGCCTAATGGTGCAGATTTTGCTCCCGAATTTCTCTTTGAAATAGGGAAAGAGGTAAGAAGATCCGCCTAA
- a CDS encoding T9SS type A sorting domain-containing protein, producing the protein MLRLNLVLAVLFISSIVSAQTWVKLNPNFPKPDTVGRIAQIIFTSKNIGWLYTTYDNTPHIDFVKVLYKTTDGGHNWETTKKEITNRYSTFTMFSLDPNHLITVDVNFFDSTFTSLRTLDGGESWDSTLLAPQKHYYSGGDNIYFFDKDNGIFFNDNRWFTRDGGRSWEKGEDNFYLPYVSGVDFVDRNLGWIVCSYSNYATDSGAILVTADGGKTWQYQDSLAMILYGVDFITPDKGFAVGTNWDHSTGFIYSTIDGGKTWQHEQFKDFGAFTDIKFLNDTAGWITCADPRKLNTGKILRTTDGGKSWEIQASGISSQLKKIMIRDNTGFIFGDDYNLMTHTLLRADLCKITGVKDGQTELPSDFCLSQNYPNPFNPTTTINYSIPKASFVEMKVFDMLGRQVQTLVNKEQIAGDYYIKFNGSSLPSGMYVYSIHAGELRASKKLILIK; encoded by the coding sequence ATGCTCAGGTTAAACTTAGTTCTGGCAGTTCTTTTTATTTCATCTATTGTTTCAGCTCAGACATGGGTAAAACTTAACCCCAATTTCCCAAAACCGGATACGGTAGGTCGGATAGCCCAGATTATATTCACAAGTAAGAACATTGGTTGGCTATACACAACGTATGACAATACCCCTCATATTGATTTTGTAAAAGTACTATATAAAACGACTGATGGCGGTCATAACTGGGAGACTACGAAGAAAGAGATTACCAACAGGTATTCAACCTTTACAATGTTTTCGCTTGACCCTAACCATTTAATTACAGTAGATGTGAACTTCTTTGACAGCACCTTTACTTCACTTCGAACATTAGATGGCGGGGAAAGCTGGGACTCGACACTTTTGGCTCCTCAGAAACACTATTATTCGGGAGGGGATAATATTTACTTCTTCGACAAAGACAACGGGATCTTTTTCAACGACAATAGGTGGTTTACAAGGGATGGAGGCCGTTCCTGGGAAAAGGGAGAAGATAACTTTTATTTGCCATACGTAAGTGGTGTCGATTTTGTAGATCGCAACCTGGGTTGGATTGTCTGCAGTTATTCCAACTATGCTACTGACAGCGGAGCCATTCTTGTGACTGCTGATGGAGGTAAAACATGGCAATACCAGGATTCTTTAGCTATGATACTGTATGGAGTCGATTTTATCACTCCCGATAAAGGATTTGCCGTGGGTACAAACTGGGACCACTCTACGGGATTCATATATTCAACAATTGATGGTGGTAAAACCTGGCAGCACGAGCAGTTTAAGGATTTTGGAGCATTCACGGACATTAAATTTTTGAATGACACCGCCGGGTGGATTACCTGCGCCGATCCCAGAAAGCTAAATACCGGAAAGATCTTAAGAACGACAGATGGCGGGAAGTCGTGGGAGATACAAGCTAGCGGCATCAGTTCACAGTTAAAGAAAATTATGATCAGGGATAATACAGGTTTTATTTTTGGTGACGATTACAATTTAATGACTCATACACTTCTCCGGGCAGATCTTTGTAAGATTACAGGGGTAAAGGATGGTCAAACGGAACTCCCGTCTGACTTTTGCCTTTCCCAGAATTATCCTAACCCATTCAACCCCACTACTACAATCAACTATTCAATTCCCAAAGCTTCATTCGTTGAGATGAAGGTTTTTGACATGCTTGGACGCCAAGTTCAGACGCTCGTAAATAAAGAACAAATTGCAGGAGATTATTATATAAAGTTTAACGGCTCTTCCCTGCCGAGCGGAATGTATGTGTATTCAATTCACGCCGGAGAGTTAAGAGCTTCAAAGAAACTCATCCTGATTAAATAG
- a CDS encoding AAA family ATPase, giving the protein MDKTCLKSKKKQLEVFVLSCIIYDPALTYIVLQRLPLRCFSGNERVVYSLIKELYNAGSLTDAMLEASFRQNGIVINDYLKTDFIPDEPALIFQCQELMDCHIALELSSITPALVGRAIETGKGLDEAQNLTGRLEELVSLRDNFYTDMTLAEIVPGYLSRLEEETLAPLENNSLRFRKLHHFNIATNGLKLQNLMVIAGAWKVGKTTLALEMACDLALNSGYKVGYMSLEVTEDEFIQKILSAKLHIPFGHLRQPQMLTKTEMERLREAPEVLKDASIYIHTGSMNDEEVKSRMRSWVISCGVKCVFIDYVNLINVSRILRSREEEVAYLSRMLKSLAAELNVCIIALTQLNRTAVREKDDSAVNLSESIALARDCNFLFSVSRPAANNAAETIEYNKKIYLSSEIFFINLCASRHSVQGIKFPLRLENGELVELDAPEETPIVPPALPLLPA; this is encoded by the coding sequence ATGGATAAGACATGCCTCAAATCTAAAAAAAAGCAGCTTGAAGTCTTCGTCCTTAGCTGTATTATTTATGATCCTGCACTGACTTACATAGTTTTGCAGAGGCTTCCTTTACGATGTTTCAGCGGCAATGAAAGGGTAGTATACAGCCTCATAAAAGAGCTCTATAATGCGGGCAGCCTGACGGATGCAATGCTTGAAGCCTCGTTCAGGCAGAACGGAATCGTGATAAATGATTATCTGAAAACAGACTTCATACCGGACGAGCCTGCGCTCATATTCCAGTGCCAGGAGCTCATGGATTGCCATATCGCACTTGAACTGAGCAGCATTACGCCGGCCTTAGTGGGCAGGGCCATTGAAACAGGAAAAGGCCTTGATGAGGCTCAGAACCTGACCGGCCGCCTCGAAGAGCTTGTTAGCCTCAGGGACAACTTTTACACCGATATGACACTCGCAGAAATCGTGCCGGGATATTTAAGCCGCCTTGAGGAAGAAACCCTAGCGCCGCTGGAGAATAATTCTTTAAGGTTCAGGAAGCTCCATCACTTCAACATAGCCACAAACGGGCTCAAGCTGCAGAACCTGATGGTAATTGCGGGCGCATGGAAGGTGGGTAAAACCACCCTGGCACTTGAGATGGCGTGCGACCTGGCACTGAATTCAGGGTACAAAGTGGGCTACATGAGCCTGGAAGTAACAGAAGATGAGTTTATACAAAAGATCCTGAGCGCAAAACTGCACATACCCTTCGGGCACCTGAGGCAGCCGCAGATGCTTACAAAAACCGAGATGGAAAGACTCAGGGAGGCTCCTGAAGTGTTAAAAGATGCATCAATTTATATCCATACAGGATCCATGAACGATGAAGAGGTGAAGTCCAGAATGAGGAGCTGGGTCATAAGCTGCGGTGTAAAGTGCGTATTTATAGACTATGTAAACCTCATTAATGTTTCCCGGATTTTGCGTTCAAGGGAAGAGGAAGTAGCCTACCTGTCAAGAATGCTGAAAAGCCTTGCCGCTGAACTTAACGTCTGCATTATAGCCCTCACACAGCTTAACCGCACGGCCGTAAGGGAAAAAGATGACTCGGCTGTAAACTTAAGCGAAAGCATAGCTCTTGCACGCGACTGCAACTTCCTTTTCTCTGTTTCCAGGCCCGCTGCAAACAATGCGGCGGAGACAATAGAGTACAATAAGAAAATTTATCTTTCCAGTGAAATATTCTTCATTAATCTGTGCGCCTCGCGTCATTCAGTGCAGGGAATCAAGTTCCCGCTCAGGCTCGAAAACGGGGAGTTAGTTGAGCTGGATGCTCCGGAGGAAACTCCCATAGTTCCACCGGCACTTCCTCTTCTGCCGGCCTGA
- a CDS encoding replication protein, translating into MEQRTKEPFLQVCTCMFEESYRLEISGLQLRVLLSVMRHTLGYHRDSHELAVRFIARDIGSTFPRAAQALEKLIEANIIFVLEEAAAGHKGRVLSVNKDYRTWIRFHKYKSRGKPQAKVAEKDSIVPMEKESPKGKQSPFGTHQSVQLGNAQSPQLGNKGNINEYRLKKKEDPEASSSEAGSLKEEKSGDKISGSPRRYSAEFLPLEKETIFYRGDNFYVTCALKEKLTEKLSLRFSEDGLRAHFYNMDEYIRNQKAPRRDYESFIRNWLLREMRSSYSGVNRSYPNNYNEPFGSTENYQII; encoded by the coding sequence ATGGAACAGAGGACGAAAGAGCCTTTTTTACAGGTATGCACGTGCATGTTCGAGGAAAGTTACAGGCTTGAGATTTCCGGCCTGCAGTTAAGGGTGCTTTTATCAGTTATGAGGCATACACTGGGTTACCATAGGGACTCGCATGAACTGGCCGTGAGGTTTATTGCCAGGGATATAGGTTCAACATTCCCAAGGGCCGCACAGGCGCTTGAAAAGCTTATTGAAGCCAATATAATCTTTGTCCTGGAGGAGGCCGCAGCCGGCCATAAAGGAAGGGTGCTGTCTGTAAATAAGGACTATAGGACATGGATAAGATTCCATAAGTATAAGTCGCGCGGAAAGCCTCAGGCAAAAGTCGCTGAAAAGGATTCCATCGTTCCCATGGAAAAAGAGTCCCCAAAAGGGAAACAGTCCCCATTTGGGACACATCAGAGTGTTCAACTGGGAAACGCCCAGAGTCCTCAATTGGGAAACAAAGGAAATATAAATGAATATAGATTAAAGAAAAAAGAAGACCCGGAAGCATCTTCTTCAGAGGCAGGCAGTCTAAAAGAGGAAAAATCAGGGGACAAAATTTCAGGCAGCCCCAGGCGGTATTCCGCTGAATTTCTGCCTCTGGAAAAGGAAACAATATTTTACAGGGGGGACAACTTTTATGTAACCTGCGCACTGAAAGAAAAGCTTACTGAGAAACTTTCCCTCAGGTTTTCCGAGGATGGATTACGCGCTCACTTCTATAACATGGACGAATATATAAGGAACCAAAAGGCTCCCAGGCGCGATTACGAAAGCTTTATAAGGAACTGGCTCTTAAGAGAAATGAGATCATCTTACAGCGGCGTCAATAGATCATACCCGAATAACTACAATGAACCGTTCGGCTCTACTGAGAATTACCAAATCATTTAA
- a CDS encoding GNAT family N-acetyltransferase, translated as MIKTPRLILIPATGEMLRAEAGDRTRLSSLLNAYIPESWPPETLIDAIPWFIEQLDKNPGDECWYFWYALLEKGESAENVLVGSVGFKGAPDKNGMVEIGYSVLDEFQGRSIATEMASAITEWALKQSGVKMVTAQTMEDNYASRRVLGKCKFIVKEQQGKRVIFIRSC; from the coding sequence ATGATTAAAACACCAAGACTTATACTTATCCCGGCAACAGGAGAGATGCTTAGGGCCGAAGCGGGGGACAGGACGAGGCTGTCTTCTTTGCTGAATGCATATATTCCTGAGAGCTGGCCGCCTGAAACACTTATAGATGCAATCCCCTGGTTTATTGAACAGCTCGATAAGAATCCGGGAGATGAATGCTGGTACTTCTGGTACGCATTGCTTGAGAAAGGGGAGTCTGCAGAAAATGTGCTTGTAGGCTCCGTTGGCTTTAAGGGGGCGCCGGATAAAAATGGAATGGTGGAGATCGGTTATTCAGTTCTGGACGAATTCCAGGGAAGATCAATTGCCACCGAAATGGCATCTGCAATTACTGAGTGGGCCTTAAAACAGAGCGGCGTTAAAATGGTAACTGCACAGACAATGGAGGACAATTATGCTTCCAGAAGAGTACTCGGGAAATGTAAATTCATAGTGAAGGAACAGCAGGGTAAAAGAGTAATATTTATAAGATCCTGCTGA
- a CDS encoding acylhydrolase, giving the protein MKNIFSYIVLFFVLFQHSAYSQNIDITKWVNWNKYAASNDNLDLPAAGEKRVVFLGNSITESWAIIDSSFFKVNGYLDRGISGQTSSQMLIRFRQDVIDLKPALVVILAGTNDIAENAGPIALKYVFGNIVSMVQLAQANNIKIILSSVLPVYQFPWRKELQPAEDIIKLNSMIKSYCNENNIPYVDYYPLLVDESKGLDAKYSKDGVHPNYDGYKIMEDLVLGAIKKVLE; this is encoded by the coding sequence ATGAAAAATATTTTCAGCTACATCGTTCTTTTTTTTGTATTATTCCAGCATTCCGCTTATAGCCAAAATATTGACATTACAAAATGGGTAAATTGGAATAAGTACGCAGCTTCTAATGATAATTTAGATCTCCCTGCTGCCGGGGAAAAGCGGGTAGTTTTTTTAGGTAATTCAATAACTGAATCCTGGGCTATTATAGACAGCAGCTTTTTTAAGGTAAACGGTTATCTCGACAGAGGTATAAGCGGGCAAACTTCTTCGCAGATGCTTATCCGTTTCAGACAGGACGTAATTGACCTGAAACCGGCCCTGGTTGTTATTCTGGCGGGCACAAATGACATTGCAGAAAACGCAGGCCCTATTGCATTAAAGTATGTCTTCGGAAATATTGTTTCTATGGTCCAGCTGGCCCAGGCAAATAACATAAAAATAATTCTCTCGTCGGTCTTACCGGTTTATCAATTTCCATGGCGCAAAGAATTGCAACCGGCAGAAGATATAATAAAGCTGAACTCAATGATTAAGTCTTATTGCAATGAAAATAACATTCCTTATGTGGATTATTATCCACTGCTGGTTGATGAAAGCAAGGGACTGGATGCTAAATATTCGAAAGACGGTGTGCACCCGAACTATGACGGTTATAAAATAATGGAGGATCTGGTACTGGGAGCCATAAAGAAGGTGCTTGAGTAA